In Podospora pseudocomata strain CBS 415.72m chromosome 4, whole genome shotgun sequence, the genomic stretch AAACAAGGCACACCTCGTATAACCGCACCATGACCGGCTTTCGAGGCCCAACACCGGCGACGGGCAAAGTCTCGAGTTGCGAGGAAGTTACGGGCTGTCTGACGCAGGTTGTACGGATTTGGCTCATCGAGCTGCAGTGAAACAGCTTCGAGGGACAAGCTCCCAAATGTGCTGTAAAGCCCGAGATGGCCAGCGTCGTCAGGGGGAAGGGTAGAGGGAAGGCTTTCAACTGTAGATACAGATGAGAGTCAGCGCTGTGGCCTTCGAGTTATTTTTGTATGAGATAAAAAGAGAACCAAGTTTCACTGTTGGCTTCAAGCCTCGCGACCTCGCGGCGGTGCTGTCTTTCAGTCTCACATGGTCAGCGGGCCTCCTGGTGACTCTGCACCTGCGGCGTCGAGCCATGACTTTCGGGACCGCTATACCCCAGTGGCAGGGGATATGTCACATCTTATTCAAGCAACGAAGACTTCTCTTGAGTGCGTGACTGGTCTGATCAAGCTACTCTGTAGAAGTTCAGTCGTGTTCAAAGTCGACTGCGAGCTCATGGTATTACATAACAACCACAGGAAAACATGACCTGACTCCAACTCAAATCAAAATACTCTCCCCCTGATTCACCGCTAGAAACACCTTGTCCTCAACGCCTTCATCATGTTTGCCatcccaccctctcccaaacccaatTCCCTGCCTCTCACACGCCCATTCCAAGCCGCCCAGAgtcttcaacacctcctctGGCTCGGTAGCAAACGTCCCCCAATGCaatcccaccgccaccgcttTCCCTTTCCCGCCCTCAGTCATCTCCTTGAACACCCGTACAGCATCCCAAGGAGGCATATGGTTTGCCCCAGTCACACCCTGTGTATGCCTCGGCATAGGATTGCCCCAGTCCGGCATCCACGTTGTAAAGCTTCTCAGATAAGCAAACGATGCGCCAACACTGATCGGCAAGAGTAGAAGATCTGGCGGGCCGATGTTATCGCTGATCTCTTTGAACGCTGGACATGGTGGGTAATCCTCtggtttttccttttctgcTGGCGGTAGCGGATcacccctcttccaattcGTCGGTGGCAAAGGTGGCCATGCAGGATCGGTGTGGAACTGATACCCGGTATCACCCCCAAAGAACACCCTATAcaactcctccccgtctCTAGATTGGAggtcctccaccatccaacTAGCCCACAAGCTCCCATTCGGTTCCCCAGACTTGCCGCTCCCTGATCTCCAACAGTTGTGCTGTGCGGGTGTGCACCAGACCTTCACACTCCCCTGCGTCAGTCCCGTCAACGCGACATTATCCCACcaatccatctccaccaccctctccttcggCAAACCCCACAAATCAACCATCATCTTTCCTATCCCCAACGGCACAAAAAACCTCACCCTGTCCTTGTTATTTCCCCAAATCCCCATGACAGACTCTTGATCAAGATGGTCATAGTGGTTATGACTAATCAATACTGCATCAATCCGAGGTAAATCCCCCACTTGACACGGCGGTTGGTACGTCCGAATCGGCCCAAAG encodes the following:
- a CDS encoding hypothetical protein (EggNog:ENOG503P0JP; COG:S), encoding MLDISPITSLPGLAKPPKHHILAPILNPAKSPGSTWSSFFPSLSFGGPSQEEVSHKGHISTLDKKKQVDQKREIIGFQNPWPSWHKPTKSEMLASFQWGPDTDPCIPLAASYALPARQIPPISQPSYSDLSNPESAASKAARLLTVQKPDFTPCPVGKKAKVTWLGHASMLLQLSSGVSVVFDPIFSQRCSPSEYFGPIRTYQPPCQVGDLPRIDAVLISHNHYDHLDQESVMGIWGNNKDRVRFFVPLGIGKMMVDLWGLPKERVVEMDWWDNVALTGLTQGSVKVWCTPAQHNCWRSGSGKSGEPNGSLWASWMVEDLQSRDGEELYRVFFGGDTGYQFHTDPAWPPLPPTNWKRGDPLPPAEKEKPEDYPPCPAFKEISDNIGPPDLLLLPISVGASFAYLRSFTTWMPDWGNPMPRHTQGVTGANHMPPWDAVRVFKEMTEGGKGKAVAVGLHWGTFATEPEEVLKTLGGLEWACERQGIGFGRGWDGKHDEGVEDKVFLAVNQGEIESLPSTLPPDDAGHLGLYSTFGSLSLEAVSLQLDEPNPYNLRQTARNFLATRDFARRRCWASKAGHGAVIRVVQRIDVKTIDHIRH